Proteins co-encoded in one Flavobacterium fluviale genomic window:
- a CDS encoding alkaline phosphatase: MKKSFLFISFFLSFFGAGNLLHSQSVVKIHSHNDYNQSIPFWDAYSNGASSIEADIFLRDNNLYVAHDQQNITTSRTLESLYLQPLETALKMKYKKEQPLFLLIDIKTEAEPTLNKLISILKKYKTITENQNIKIIISGNRPNAEQYSKYPDFIYFDFQELGKSISKENWEKVATVSVDFKKYSKWNGLGRLTEEDYKNVSAVVSQAKATSRPFRFWGAPDTKSAWKAFSELGVDIINTDKPYNCVQYLETLPKRLVTASNFSKVYKPTYKTDQKDTPVKNVILLIGDGNGLSQISSAVLANSGALSVTQLKSIGFIKTQSADDFTTDSAAAGTALATGQKTNNRAIGTDSLRKPIPNILEILQQKKFSTAVITTDEITGATPASFYAHREERSDTEGISKDLVNSKLNLFVGGGASTFKNTALDSKFKLLAAVKDLQTVDKDTVGVFIAPGRVPSVLEGRGNLLAEATKYSLEFLNKKNKPFFLMVEGAQIDSFGHVNNAAGIVAETIDFDTAITEALIFADKNEGTLVIVTADHETSGFAIPQGNVKKHKIEGDFITNDHTATMVPIFSYGPHSQDFQGVYENNEVFNKILSLLK; this comes from the coding sequence ATGAAAAAATCATTTTTATTCATTAGCTTTTTCCTGTCCTTTTTTGGAGCAGGAAACCTTTTACATTCTCAAAGTGTAGTTAAAATACATTCTCATAATGATTACAATCAAAGCATTCCTTTTTGGGATGCTTATTCCAACGGGGCTTCTTCTATCGAAGCAGATATTTTTTTGAGAGATAATAATTTATATGTTGCTCACGATCAGCAAAATATTACTACTTCCAGAACATTAGAATCTTTGTATTTACAGCCTTTAGAAACTGCTTTAAAAATGAAATACAAAAAAGAGCAGCCATTATTTTTATTAATAGACATTAAAACCGAAGCCGAACCGACACTTAACAAACTGATTTCTATTTTAAAAAAGTATAAAACAATAACTGAAAATCAGAATATTAAAATCATTATATCTGGAAATAGGCCTAACGCAGAGCAGTATTCAAAATATCCAGATTTTATCTATTTTGATTTTCAAGAATTAGGAAAATCTATTTCAAAAGAGAATTGGGAAAAAGTGGCGACTGTAAGCGTCGATTTTAAAAAATATTCCAAATGGAATGGTTTAGGAAGATTAACAGAAGAGGATTATAAAAACGTAAGTGCAGTGGTTTCCCAAGCAAAAGCAACCAGCAGACCATTTCGTTTTTGGGGAGCGCCAGATACAAAAAGTGCTTGGAAAGCATTTTCAGAACTTGGAGTAGATATTATCAATACAGACAAGCCTTATAATTGTGTGCAATATCTCGAAACCCTTCCCAAAAGACTTGTAACAGCCAGTAATTTTTCAAAAGTTTATAAACCTACTTATAAAACAGACCAGAAAGATACTCCTGTTAAAAATGTAATCCTTTTAATTGGAGACGGAAATGGTTTATCGCAGATTTCATCGGCTGTGCTGGCTAACAGCGGAGCATTATCAGTAACACAACTAAAAAGTATTGGTTTTATAAAAACACAATCGGCAGATGATTTTACAACAGATTCTGCTGCTGCTGGAACAGCTTTGGCAACAGGTCAAAAAACAAATAACAGGGCCATTGGAACAGATAGTTTGAGAAAACCAATACCTAATATTTTAGAAATTTTACAACAAAAAAAGTTTTCTACAGCTGTAATAACCACTGATGAAATTACTGGAGCAACTCCTGCTTCCTTTTATGCCCACAGGGAAGAAAGATCTGATACAGAAGGGATTTCTAAAGATTTAGTCAATAGCAAATTAAATTTATTTGTTGGAGGAGGCGCATCGACATTTAAAAATACCGCATTAGATTCTAAATTTAAATTATTAGCTGCTGTAAAAGATCTGCAGACAGTAGATAAAGATACTGTCGGAGTTTTTATTGCTCCAGGCAGAGTGCCGTCTGTTTTAGAAGGCAGAGGAAATTTATTAGCAGAAGCCACAAAGTACAGTCTGGAATTTTTAAACAAAAAAAATAAGCCTTTCTTTCTAATGGTAGAAGGCGCGCAAATTGACAGTTTTGGACACGTTAATAATGCAGCCGGTATAGTAGCTGAAACAATCGATTTTGATACTGCGATAACCGAGGCACTAATTTTTGCTGATAAAAATGAAGGAACATTAGTAATCGTTACAGCAGATCATGAAACTTCTGGATTTGCTATTCCGCAGGGAAATGTAAAAAAACACAAAATTGAAGGTGATTTTATAACGAATGACCATACCGCAACGATGGTGCCGATATTTTCCTACGGACCTCATTCACAAGATTTCCAAGGAGTGTATGAAAATAATGAAGTGTTCAACAAAATACTTTCACTATTAAAGTAA
- a CDS encoding GH92 family glycosyl hydrolase → MKRKTKVIIFLSISLFFRIAVNAQYNAHTYVDPMIGSEGIGRVFIGPSCPYGMVKPSPDCTVHPNSGWLPLPKEVTGFSQVHVSGTGGGPKYGNIQIMPFSGSLDKLDQTSFRSEENVKLGYYETVFKENGIKTEITTAEKVSFYRITYPKNKTKALKIDPGFFLGEQPKPDGREAQQFVGSQIEIVSDTEVRGYSRIRGGWNNGRAYTVYFWAVFDQPIAKYVTYKDGKFYNNQKTQFDSGKKTAALLSFGDQGKEQLNVKIGISFLSELKAKNNIEVEIPHWNFNAVLAALENKWEGLLSRIQLSSDTSDEYKKMFYTGLYHTMIMPVDRTGENPLWTNDEPYYDDFYTIWDTFRTSSPLITLIDSKRKVEIINAMLNIYKREGYLPEGRSGNDNGRTQGGSNAEVVLADAFVKNLKGIDYELALQAMLKDATVPPGGNEEKEGRGGLIDYINLGYVPYGIDRAGNRTIDYSYNDYNIAVVAKGLGKTDLYNQYMKQADSWQNLWRPDYENNGAKGFIMPKDKDGNWLDDVVFGESKIQKPTFKYTPVIIESPWYVCHWCVFFYEGNSWEYSFSIPHDVPELIRKTGGAAAFEKRLDIFFDSKLYNVANEPSFLTPCLYHWIGKPYLSSDRISSIIKNNFNTSRAGLPGNDDSGAMSSWLAFHMMGLYPNAGQPYYLLNTPLIKETAIQLENGKTFKITAKKMSDKNKYIKAAFLNGKPYNKAWILHDDINNGGELVLEMDSKPSAWGTAVLPPVK, encoded by the coding sequence ATGAAAAGAAAAACTAAAGTTATAATTTTTTTAAGCATATCGTTGTTTTTTAGAATTGCAGTTAATGCGCAGTATAATGCTCACACTTACGTAGATCCAATGATTGGATCTGAAGGAATAGGAAGGGTTTTTATTGGGCCTTCCTGTCCATACGGAATGGTCAAACCTAGTCCAGATTGTACCGTGCATCCCAATAGCGGGTGGCTTCCTTTACCAAAAGAAGTTACAGGATTCAGTCAGGTGCACGTAAGCGGTACAGGTGGAGGTCCCAAATATGGAAATATACAAATTATGCCATTTTCGGGTTCTTTAGATAAACTGGATCAGACTTCCTTTAGATCTGAAGAAAATGTAAAGCTGGGTTATTATGAAACTGTTTTTAAGGAAAACGGAATCAAAACAGAAATAACAACCGCCGAAAAAGTTTCTTTTTATCGCATCACGTATCCTAAAAACAAAACTAAAGCTTTAAAAATTGACCCAGGTTTTTTCTTAGGAGAACAGCCAAAACCAGACGGAAGGGAAGCACAGCAGTTTGTGGGCTCGCAAATCGAAATCGTATCGGATACAGAAGTTCGAGGATACAGCAGAATTAGAGGCGGATGGAATAACGGCCGCGCTTATACCGTTTATTTTTGGGCAGTTTTCGATCAGCCGATTGCAAAATATGTCACTTACAAAGACGGAAAATTTTACAATAATCAAAAAACACAATTTGATTCTGGAAAGAAAACAGCGGCACTTCTATCTTTTGGAGATCAAGGAAAAGAACAGTTAAATGTCAAAATAGGGATTTCATTTTTAAGTGAATTAAAAGCAAAAAATAATATTGAAGTAGAAATTCCGCACTGGAATTTTAATGCTGTTTTAGCTGCATTGGAAAATAAATGGGAAGGTTTATTAAGCCGTATCCAACTTTCTTCAGATACATCAGATGAATATAAAAAAATGTTTTATACAGGTTTGTATCACACTATGATTATGCCTGTTGATAGAACAGGAGAAAATCCGTTATGGACAAATGACGAACCCTATTATGATGATTTTTATACAATTTGGGATACGTTTAGAACTTCAAGTCCTTTAATTACATTAATAGACAGCAAAAGAAAAGTTGAAATAATCAACGCGATGCTGAATATTTACAAACGTGAAGGTTATCTGCCGGAAGGAAGAAGCGGGAATGACAACGGCCGCACTCAAGGCGGATCTAATGCTGAGGTTGTTCTTGCCGATGCCTTTGTAAAAAACTTAAAAGGAATCGATTACGAATTGGCGCTTCAGGCTATGCTGAAAGACGCAACAGTACCACCGGGAGGAAACGAAGAAAAAGAAGGAAGAGGCGGACTAATAGATTACATCAATTTAGGATATGTTCCTTACGGTATAGACCGCGCAGGAAACCGAACAATTGATTATTCGTATAATGATTATAATATCGCTGTAGTAGCCAAAGGTTTAGGTAAAACAGATTTGTATAATCAATATATGAAACAGGCAGACAGCTGGCAGAATTTATGGCGCCCTGATTACGAAAATAACGGAGCCAAAGGATTTATTATGCCAAAAGACAAAGACGGAAACTGGCTGGATGATGTTGTTTTTGGAGAGTCAAAAATCCAAAAACCAACTTTTAAATACACGCCTGTAATTATCGAATCTCCTTGGTATGTATGTCATTGGTGTGTATTTTTTTACGAAGGAAATTCATGGGAATATTCATTTAGTATTCCGCATGACGTTCCAGAACTTATTCGTAAAACTGGCGGAGCCGCTGCTTTTGAAAAGAGACTGGATATCTTTTTCGACTCTAAACTTTATAATGTTGCCAACGAACCTTCATTTTTGACGCCTTGTTTGTATCACTGGATCGGAAAACCTTATTTAAGCAGTGACAGAATAAGTAGTATTATTAAAAATAATTTCAATACATCACGCGCGGGTCTGCCTGGAAATGACGATTCTGGAGCGATGTCTTCCTGGCTTGCTTTTCATATGATGGGGCTGTATCCAAATGCAGGACAACCTTACTATTTATTGAATACACCTTTGATTAAAGAAACAGCAATACAGCTGGAAAACGGTAAAACTTTTAAAATCACAGCCAAAAAAATGAGCGATAAAAATAAATATATTAAAGCCGCCTTTCTAAACGGAAAGCCCTACAATAAAGCTTGGATTTTGCATGATGATATAAATAACGGAGGGGAATTAGTTCTAGAAATGGATTCGAAACCTTCTGCGTGGGGAACTGCTGTTTTACCTCCAGTTAAATAA
- a CDS encoding SusC/RagA family TonB-linked outer membrane protein yields MKKIYALLILALGCMSYTHAQVSVSGIVVSDVEKVPVPGVSVYIKGEPKGAVTTDFDGNFKIKAQQNTGVLVFSYVGFQTKEVSFSGGAKLNVSLAEEVSTLNEVVVVGYGSQKRSDVTGAIGSVKSENFNKGVVANAGQLIQGKVAGVNVVAASGEPGANQDIIIRGVGSLRSGTTPLYVVDGFALDNSNNGVASNPLNFINPQDIESIEVLKDASASAIYGSRAANGVVVITTKKGSKGQAKINLNVTTGFSSLANKVDVFSADEFRKQVAAVNGNLQDGGANTDWQDELTRTGVSQNVNFSMSGGTEKSTYAASVGIDNQEGVLRNSDLKRYSGRLNLTQKALDDKFNVAFNMTATKLENSRPDARSVVGNMLTMNPTDAVYVNGQPNLNLSNDILNPLISEKNYSDLTNNNRILANIAPSYEFIPGLTYKFNLGVDYSMSERDIQVLPYSSATNTTLGSLNNIMTTNNNVLYENTLTYNFSAKAHNFTVLAGQSYQKIQVYQKSYNLSGFPDNGVEPKNQIETASERTTQSSSAVENELQSFFGRLNYAYDNKYLLTATMRADGSSKFGKNNRYGYFPSVALGWNITKEDFLAESETLNNLKLRASWGQTGSQEIPSKITKASYTESNTGNDTYPLDPSATDLSGYPYGSIYTRLANPNIQWEVSTQTNIGLDFSLFNNRLSGTVDYFNKVSENILLEVAPVDPIQPTSKYWTNIPNMQIKNNGIEVALDYSSDKSRDFSYSIGGNVSFTDNKVQNSPYKILTTGGAQGGGQSGATINGVLNGQPIGSFYMLQFTGIGADGLNQFADTNGDGSILDDDRVVAGSALPDYIYAFYLNLRYKNFDFGANFNGAGGNKIYNHVAMTSFNRGNLANSFNTTDRASQYLNEASTNSNTVSTRYLEDGSFLRLNNATLGYNLSPKLIGLDNVMDNIRLSITGQNLFVITKYSGYDPEINTGTSVGDIQSFGIDYFSYPRSRTIVFGVNAAF; encoded by the coding sequence ATGAAAAAAATTTATGCATTGTTAATTCTTGCCTTAGGATGTATGTCATACACCCATGCGCAAGTTTCGGTATCAGGAATTGTGGTTTCTGATGTTGAGAAAGTACCTGTACCAGGAGTATCTGTGTATATAAAGGGAGAACCAAAAGGAGCTGTTACAACAGATTTTGATGGTAACTTTAAAATTAAAGCACAGCAAAACACTGGTGTTTTGGTTTTTTCTTATGTAGGATTTCAAACAAAAGAAGTTTCATTTTCAGGCGGTGCAAAATTGAACGTCTCGCTTGCTGAAGAAGTAAGCACTTTAAATGAAGTGGTAGTGGTTGGTTATGGTTCTCAAAAGAGATCGGACGTAACGGGTGCTATTGGATCTGTGAAAAGCGAAAATTTTAACAAAGGAGTAGTAGCAAATGCCGGACAATTGATTCAAGGTAAAGTTGCTGGTGTTAATGTTGTAGCTGCGAGCGGTGAACCAGGTGCAAATCAAGATATCATTATTCGTGGAGTTGGAAGTTTACGTTCTGGAACAACGCCTCTTTATGTGGTAGACGGATTTGCTCTTGATAACTCTAATAATGGTGTTGCTTCAAACCCGCTGAATTTTATCAATCCTCAAGATATCGAAAGTATTGAAGTACTTAAAGATGCATCGGCTTCGGCAATCTACGGTTCCAGAGCTGCAAATGGGGTAGTTGTAATTACAACCAAAAAAGGATCAAAAGGTCAGGCTAAAATCAACCTTAATGTAACTACTGGATTTTCATCATTAGCAAATAAAGTTGATGTTTTTAGTGCAGATGAATTTAGAAAACAAGTTGCTGCCGTAAATGGAAATTTACAAGATGGCGGAGCTAATACAGACTGGCAGGATGAATTGACAAGAACTGGAGTTTCTCAAAACGTTAATTTCTCGATGAGCGGTGGAACAGAAAAATCTACTTATGCAGCTTCTGTAGGTATAGATAATCAAGAAGGTGTTTTAAGAAATAGTGATTTAAAACGTTATTCTGGACGTTTAAACTTAACGCAAAAAGCGCTTGACGATAAGTTTAATGTTGCCTTTAATATGACTGCAACAAAACTAGAAAATTCAAGACCAGATGCTAGATCGGTTGTTGGAAATATGCTTACAATGAACCCAACAGATGCGGTTTATGTTAACGGACAGCCAAATCTTAATTTAAGTAACGATATTTTAAATCCTTTAATCAGCGAGAAAAATTACTCTGATCTTACCAACAACAATCGTATTCTGGCGAATATCGCTCCATCTTATGAATTTATTCCAGGATTAACCTATAAATTCAATTTAGGAGTAGATTATTCTATGTCTGAAAGAGATATTCAAGTTTTGCCATACTCATCAGCAACGAATACAACTCTTGGTTCTTTGAACAATATTATGACTACCAATAATAACGTTTTATACGAGAATACATTAACATATAACTTTAGTGCAAAAGCTCATAATTTTACAGTTTTAGCGGGTCAGTCTTACCAAAAAATACAAGTATATCAAAAGAGTTATAATTTATCTGGATTTCCTGATAATGGTGTAGAACCAAAGAATCAAATTGAAACAGCAAGCGAGCGTACAACACAATCTTCATCTGCTGTAGAAAATGAGCTTCAATCTTTCTTCGGAAGATTAAATTATGCTTACGACAACAAATATTTATTAACAGCAACAATGCGTGCTGACGGTTCTTCTAAATTTGGTAAAAACAATAGATATGGATATTTTCCATCTGTAGCATTAGGCTGGAATATTACTAAAGAAGATTTTTTAGCTGAATCTGAAACATTAAACAATCTTAAATTAAGAGCAAGCTGGGGACAAACAGGATCTCAAGAGATTCCTTCTAAAATTACAAAAGCAAGTTATACCGAAAGTAATACAGGAAACGATACGTATCCGTTAGATCCATCTGCGACAGATTTAAGCGGTTATCCTTATGGTTCAATCTACACACGTTTGGCTAATCCAAATATTCAGTGGGAGGTTTCTACTCAAACAAACATTGGTTTAGATTTTAGTTTATTCAATAATAGATTATCAGGTACTGTTGATTACTTCAATAAAGTTTCAGAAAATATTTTATTAGAAGTAGCTCCGGTAGATCCTATTCAGCCAACTTCAAAATATTGGACAAACATTCCTAACATGCAGATTAAAAACAATGGTATCGAGGTAGCTTTGGATTACAGCAGTGATAAAAGCAGAGATTTCTCTTATAGCATTGGCGGAAACGTTTCTTTTACAGATAATAAAGTACAGAACTCACCGTATAAAATTTTAACTACAGGAGGCGCACAAGGAGGCGGACAATCTGGAGCAACGATTAACGGAGTTCTTAACGGACAGCCTATTGGTTCTTTTTATATGCTTCAATTTACAGGAATCGGTGCTGATGGTTTAAACCAATTTGCAGATACAAATGGAGATGGCAGTATTCTTGACGATGACCGTGTCGTTGCTGGAAGTGCATTACCAGATTATATCTATGCTTTCTACTTGAATTTAAGATATAAAAACTTTGATTTTGGTGCGAATTTTAATGGAGCGGGCGGTAATAAAATTTACAACCACGTAGCAATGACTTCTTTCAACAGAGGAAATTTAGCAAACTCATTTAATACTACAGACAGAGCTTCACAATATTTAAACGAAGCATCAACAAATTCAAATACAGTTTCTACTAGATATTTAGAAGACGGAAGTTTCCTGCGATTAAATAATGCAACACTAGGTTATAATTTAAGCCCAAAATTAATCGGACTTGATAATGTTATGGATAATATCCGCCTTTCGATAACAGGACAAAACTTATTTGTGATCACGAAATACAGTGGTTACGATCCTGAAATTAACACTGGAACTTCAGTTGGCGACATTCAGTCTTTTGGTATTGACTATTTCAGTTACCCTAGAAGCAGAACTATTGTATTTGGCGTAAACGCAGCATTTTAA
- a CDS encoding aldo/keto reductase → MDRRKFVTQSTLAVTAAVFSVSLPSFGNFLNKTVMKENDIKNKRYRPLTVSGLGGVAAGNGFHENPDTSVTAALEAAWNSGVRYFDTSPWYGLGLSERRFGHFLRNKKREEYTLSTKVGRLLTPDKDFKLEKGLWKGKLNFSYRYDYSAAGTRRSIEDSLQRLGVPYLDIVYIHDLSPDNQDMKDNWLQYFDEAMKGAIPELTKMREEGIIKAWGFGVNTLEPALKAIEEADPDIFLSATQYSLIKHEDALNKLFPACEKRDISIVVGAPLNAGFLAGVERYDYSGTFPEGVIEKRDKLLTVSKGHGIDLRTAALQFSAAPKVVSAVIPGAWNPEQVTANADSFKASIPKAFWEELKHEKLIAENAPVPGDK, encoded by the coding sequence ATGGATAGACGGAAATTTGTAACTCAGTCAACTTTGGCGGTAACGGCAGCAGTTTTTTCTGTGTCATTACCGTCCTTCGGAAATTTTTTAAATAAAACTGTTATGAAAGAAAATGATATTAAAAACAAACGTTACCGCCCGCTCACTGTTTCGGGATTAGGAGGCGTTGCAGCAGGAAACGGATTTCATGAAAATCCCGATACAAGTGTTACAGCAGCATTGGAAGCAGCATGGAACAGTGGTGTTCGCTATTTTGATACGTCGCCATGGTACGGATTAGGATTGAGTGAACGCCGTTTCGGACATTTCCTTAGAAACAAAAAACGCGAAGAATATACCCTTTCTACAAAAGTGGGACGTCTGCTTACACCAGACAAAGATTTTAAACTTGAAAAAGGCTTATGGAAAGGCAAACTTAATTTTTCTTACCGCTATGATTATTCGGCAGCAGGAACTCGAAGAAGTATTGAAGATAGTTTACAGCGCTTAGGTGTTCCTTATTTGGATATTGTTTATATACATGATTTATCGCCGGATAATCAAGATATGAAAGACAACTGGCTTCAATATTTTGATGAAGCAATGAAAGGGGCGATTCCAGAATTAACCAAAATGCGTGAGGAAGGAATTATAAAAGCTTGGGGTTTTGGTGTAAACACTCTTGAACCAGCATTAAAAGCAATTGAAGAAGCAGATCCGGATATCTTTCTTTCGGCAACACAATATTCGCTGATCAAACATGAAGATGCTTTGAATAAATTATTTCCAGCTTGTGAAAAACGAGACATTTCTATAGTTGTGGGTGCTCCGTTGAATGCAGGTTTTTTGGCAGGTGTGGAGCGATACGATTATTCAGGAACATTTCCTGAAGGTGTAATCGAAAAGAGAGATAAATTACTGACTGTATCGAAAGGGCACGGTATTGATCTTCGTACCGCGGCACTTCAGTTTTCGGCTGCGCCGAAAGTTGTTTCGGCTGTTATTCCCGGTGCTTGGAATCCAGAACAGGTAACTGCCAATGCAGATTCTTTTAAGGCTTCAATCCCTAAAGCATTTTGGGAAGAACTAAAACACGAAAAACTTATTGCAGAAAATGCTCCAGTTCCTGGTGATAAATAA
- a CDS encoding RagB/SusD family nutrient uptake outer membrane protein, whose product MKNKIIVAALAFSLFFNWSCTDLEEKVLDESLDGAGQADAISGAIAPAYGQLKATWIHTNNFGLQLIASDEGILPYRGGTDWYDGGKYLAVHAHTTTPTNDLVTSTWNELTKNISRTLSAIEVLTPLAEGGNTEAQGALYEMKALRAYLNMLTLDSWGLVFKKESSASTSEILRGQEAVSYIEEELLSVADVINNTKGPGRMTQAAVWGLLARLNLNAAVYRDPYGKPSFSAADMDKVIKYTDNIVNSGKFSLSPEYFDLFDDNNNSNKEVIFAMDQRGVLKDENNRWAYWSIPGSMFPRPESINADGTDGPAITSDFYQTWVDAYGSVDPADADSRFYKNNAKVPAHLKDLTGLSPLNDQDHYYCVKAEEFEIDRGIMRGIPWAARKDANGAFFKCDGGYRIYPVKQIKGNGPDKNVGYVNLTLKVDFTNEGSMHYSGYRVSKYQFSHTSPDGNYYSSVDMVLLRYAEILMMRAEAKLRKGDNAGALADMNTVRTSRTARAPIPAALPSINLDILYREYGFEFYWEGLRRNTQIRFGHFEDKWTEKTDTDVNKRLFPIPQVAIDGASNTPGYLVQNKGY is encoded by the coding sequence ATGAAAAATAAAATAATAGTAGCAGCTCTTGCATTCAGTTTGTTCTTTAACTGGAGCTGTACTGACTTAGAAGAGAAGGTACTTGACGAATCTTTGGATGGTGCGGGACAAGCAGATGCAATTAGCGGAGCAATTGCTCCAGCTTACGGACAATTAAAAGCAACATGGATTCATACCAATAATTTTGGTTTGCAGTTAATTGCCAGTGATGAAGGGATTCTGCCTTATAGAGGAGGAACAGACTGGTACGATGGAGGTAAGTATTTAGCTGTACACGCGCATACAACAACGCCTACAAATGATTTAGTTACAAGTACTTGGAATGAGCTTACTAAGAATATTTCCAGAACATTATCTGCTATTGAAGTACTTACTCCTCTTGCAGAAGGTGGAAATACAGAAGCACAGGGAGCACTTTACGAAATGAAAGCACTTAGAGCTTATTTAAATATGCTGACATTAGACAGCTGGGGGCTTGTGTTTAAAAAAGAATCATCAGCAAGTACTTCAGAAATCCTTCGCGGTCAAGAGGCGGTATCTTATATAGAAGAAGAACTTTTATCAGTTGCTGATGTAATTAATAATACAAAAGGACCAGGAAGAATGACTCAGGCTGCTGTTTGGGGACTTCTTGCCAGATTGAATCTAAATGCTGCTGTTTACCGTGATCCTTATGGAAAGCCTTCGTTTTCGGCAGCCGACATGGATAAGGTTATTAAATACACAGATAATATTGTTAATTCAGGTAAATTCAGCCTGTCTCCAGAGTATTTTGACTTATTTGATGATAATAACAATTCGAACAAAGAAGTAATATTTGCAATGGATCAGCGTGGTGTTTTAAAAGACGAGAATAACCGCTGGGCATATTGGTCAATTCCAGGATCAATGTTTCCTAGACCTGAATCTATTAATGCAGACGGAACAGATGGTCCTGCAATTACATCAGATTTCTACCAGACATGGGTAGATGCGTACGGATCTGTAGACCCTGCAGATGCTGATTCTAGATTCTATAAAAACAATGCAAAAGTACCAGCTCATTTAAAAGATCTTACAGGACTTTCACCTTTAAACGATCAGGATCATTACTACTGTGTTAAAGCAGAAGAATTTGAAATCGACAGAGGAATTATGAGAGGTATTCCATGGGCTGCAAGAAAAGATGCTAACGGCGCATTTTTTAAATGTGACGGCGGCTACAGAATTTATCCAGTAAAACAAATTAAAGGAAACGGACCAGACAAAAATGTTGGTTACGTAAACCTTACTTTAAAAGTTGATTTTACTAATGAAGGAAGTATGCACTACTCAGGTTATAGAGTATCTAAATACCAATTCAGTCATACATCTCCTGATGGAAACTATTACAGCAGTGTAGATATGGTACTTTTAAGATATGCCGAAATTTTGATGATGCGTGCTGAAGCCAAATTAAGAAAAGGAGATAATGCAGGTGCATTAGCAGACATGAATACCGTGAGAACTTCAAGAACTGCACGTGCCCCAATTCCTGCAGCGCTTCCATCTATTAATTTAGATATTTTGTACAGAGAATATGGATTTGAATTTTACTGGGAAGGTTTAAGAAGAAATACTCAGATTCGTTTCGGTCATTTTGAAGATAAATGGACTGAAAAAACGGATACAGATGTAAACAAGAGATTGTTCCCAATTCCACAGGTTGCGATTGATGGAGCTTCTAACACTCCAGGATATTTAGTACAGAATAAAGGATATTAA